The following proteins come from a genomic window of Campylobacter concisus:
- a CDS encoding primosomal protein N', which yields MHYYILAFYGLNLAPLTYESDQKLEKFQGVKASLRGKILTAFVLKETSKPEFKTSKILEILPINLTQIQGELATFISYYYTCELGVSLNLFEPNSIDLSEEFYEKQDFDIAPKLNERQQEALEFINKRKISLIFGDTGSGKSEIYIAKIREILNAGGQALFLMPEISLTPQMQKRLEGFFGEAVAVWHSKIMPKKKEKILQDIKSGKVRLIAGARSALFLPLERLKLIIIDEEHDDSYKNTGSKPHYNARDLALFLTGKFDLQVVLGSATPSLTSFYKQEHFRLKGTFFDSQKSYIFDESETGISEILKDEISKTLANKKQAVICLPTRANFKYLVCKNCGETVKCPFCSIGMSYYKKQNVLKCQYCEHKMAVPKTCHQCGSEMIEAKKIGTSELLERLQAEFANARIAKFDRDEITTQNKLVKALKEFNDGKIDILLGTQMLSKGHDYHNVELAVIMGFDELLNFPDYKARERTLALAMQVAGRAGRNGAGRVIIQSKQREFFESYISDYDAFLKEEIGYREGLYPPFTRLLRIIISHKDERIVKNTTNEFVQRIEPLRSDELEVIGYGKCQIEYLGSKFRYEILLRSNSHIPLLKAANLCKSELSDIDIDPVNFT from the coding sequence ATGCATTATTACATACTCGCATTTTATGGGCTAAATTTAGCCCCACTCACTTATGAAAGTGATCAAAAACTAGAAAAATTTCAAGGCGTAAAGGCTTCATTAAGAGGTAAAATTCTTACTGCTTTTGTCCTAAAAGAGACCAGCAAGCCAGAGTTTAAAACAAGTAAAATTTTAGAAATTTTACCAATCAATCTAACCCAAATCCAAGGCGAACTGGCAACCTTTATCTCATACTACTATACCTGCGAATTAGGCGTTAGTCTAAATTTATTTGAGCCAAACAGTATCGATTTATCAGAAGAATTTTACGAGAAACAAGACTTTGATATAGCACCAAAGCTAAATGAGCGGCAGCAAGAGGCTTTGGAATTTATAAATAAACGTAAAATTTCACTCATCTTTGGCGACACTGGAAGTGGAAAAAGCGAAATTTACATAGCGAAGATCAGAGAAATTTTAAACGCAGGCGGTCAAGCGCTATTTTTGATGCCTGAAATTTCACTTACACCACAGATGCAAAAACGTCTTGAGGGCTTTTTTGGCGAGGCAGTAGCAGTCTGGCACTCAAAGATCATGCCAAAGAAAAAAGAGAAAATTTTACAAGATATAAAAAGTGGCAAAGTTAGGCTCATTGCAGGTGCAAGATCTGCTTTATTTTTACCACTTGAGAGGCTAAAACTCATCATTATCGACGAAGAACATGATGATAGCTACAAAAATACAGGTTCAAAACCACACTACAACGCAAGAGATCTTGCCCTCTTTCTAACTGGTAAATTTGACCTGCAAGTAGTACTTGGAAGCGCCACACCAAGCCTTACTAGCTTTTACAAACAAGAACATTTTCGCCTAAAAGGGACATTTTTTGACTCACAAAAGAGCTATATATTTGACGAGAGTGAAACTGGAATTAGTGAAATTTTAAAAGACGAAATTTCAAAAACACTCGCGAATAAAAAGCAAGCTGTCATCTGCCTGCCAACAAGGGCAAATTTTAAGTATCTAGTCTGCAAAAACTGTGGCGAAACAGTAAAGTGCCCATTTTGCAGCATCGGAATGAGCTACTACAAAAAACAAAACGTGCTAAAGTGTCAATACTGCGAGCACAAAATGGCTGTGCCAAAGACCTGCCATCAGTGTGGTAGCGAGATGATAGAGGCCAAAAAAATTGGTACGAGTGAGCTACTTGAGAGGTTGCAAGCTGAGTTTGCGAACGCTAGAATCGCTAAATTTGACAGGGATGAGATAACGACGCAAAACAAGCTCGTAAAGGCTTTAAAGGAATTTAACGACGGCAAGATAGACATCCTGCTAGGCACGCAAATGCTAAGTAAGGGGCATGATTATCACAACGTCGAGCTTGCTGTCATCATGGGCTTTGATGAGCTTTTAAATTTTCCTGATTATAAAGCCAGAGAGCGAACGCTTGCTCTTGCCATGCAAGTAGCCGGAAGAGCTGGTAGAAACGGGGCTGGTAGAGTTATCATTCAAAGCAAACAAAGAGAATTTTTTGAGAGCTACATCAGTGATTATGACGCATTTCTAAAAGAAGAGATTGGCTACCGCGAGGGACTATATCCGCCATTTACTAGGCTTCTTCGCATTATCATCTCGCATAAAGATGAACGCATAGTAAAAAATACAACGAATGAATTTGTGCAAAGAATAGAACCTCTAAGAAGCGATGAGCTTGAGGTCATAGGATACGGAAAGTGCCAGATAGAGTATCTTGGAAGTAAATTTAGATATGAAATTTTACTCCGCTCAAACTCACATATACCTCTTTTAAAAGCTGCAAACCTCTGCAAAAGCGAGCTTAGCGATATTGATATAGACCCAGTCAACTTTACTTAA
- the ispG gene encoding flavodoxin-dependent (E)-4-hydroxy-3-methylbut-2-enyl-diphosphate synthase encodes MQRYPTKQIKIRNVLIGGDAPISVQSMTFSKTKDVKGTLEQIQRLYFAGCDIVRCAVFDKEDASALKQIVASSPIPVVADIHFNHTYALIVSEFVDAIRINPGNIGSAKNIKAVVDACKQRNLPIRIGVNSGSLEKQFEDRYGRTVEAMVESAMYNIKLLEDFDFTDIKISLKSSDVERTMQAYRALRPKTNYPFHLGVTEAGTTFHATIKSAIALGGLLLEGIGDTMRVSITGELEEEIKVAKAILKDSGRQKEGLNIISCPTCGRLQADLMAAVKLVEEKTKGIKEPLNVSVMGCVVNAIGEAKGADVAIAFGKGNGMIMRHGELVARLPESELVDRFLQEIDDEIKSRG; translated from the coding sequence TTGCAACGATACCCAACAAAACAGATAAAAATTCGCAATGTTTTAATAGGCGGTGACGCACCAATATCCGTGCAGTCGATGACCTTTTCAAAGACGAAAGACGTAAAAGGCACGTTAGAACAGATACAGCGGCTTTATTTTGCGGGCTGTGATATCGTGCGTTGCGCAGTTTTTGATAAAGAAGACGCCAGCGCGCTAAAACAGATCGTTGCAAGCTCCCCAATCCCAGTCGTTGCAGACATTCATTTTAACCATACCTATGCGCTCATCGTTAGCGAATTTGTCGATGCTATCCGCATAAATCCAGGCAACATTGGCTCAGCTAAAAACATAAAAGCAGTCGTTGATGCCTGCAAGCAGCGAAATTTACCCATCCGCATAGGCGTAAATTCTGGCTCGCTTGAAAAGCAGTTTGAAGACCGCTACGGCCGCACGGTGGAGGCGATGGTGGAGAGTGCAATGTACAACATCAAGCTTCTTGAGGATTTTGACTTTACAGACATTAAAATTTCGCTTAAATCAAGCGACGTCGAGCGCACTATGCAAGCTTATAGAGCGCTTCGTCCAAAGACAAACTACCCATTTCATCTAGGCGTAACAGAGGCAGGTACCACTTTTCACGCGACTATCAAGTCTGCGATCGCACTTGGCGGGCTTTTGCTTGAGGGCATCGGCGATACGATGAGAGTTAGCATCACAGGCGAGCTTGAAGAGGAGATCAAAGTCGCAAAGGCGATCTTAAAAGATAGCGGCCGCCAAAAAGAGGGGCTAAACATCATCTCATGCCCAACTTGTGGGCGTTTGCAAGCTGACCTCATGGCAGCAGTAAAGCTCGTAGAAGAAAAGACAAAAGGGATAAAAGAGCCACTAAACGTCTCAGTGATGGGCTGTGTGGTAAATGCGATCGGCGAGGCAAAAGGCGCAGACGTAGCCATAGCATTTGGCAAGGGAAATGGCATGATCATGCGCCACGGCGAATTGGTCGCAAGGCTGCCTGAGAGCGAGCTTGTTGATAGATTTTTACAAGAGATCGACGACGAGATAAAGAGCAGAGGATAA